In Kryptolebias marmoratus isolate JLee-2015 linkage group LG2, ASM164957v2, whole genome shotgun sequence, the genomic stretch CCtgacccagacccagacccgGACCCTGATCCTGACTCAGACCCAGACCCGGACCCTGATCCACACTCTGAGCTCTCACTGATCTGCGTTTATCTCCATGATTTGACTAAAACTTCAGAGAATAATTTTACGTTTTGTTCTGACGTTCTCAAGCTTCTgtaaagatgattttatttaaataaagtttatttaaaataattatatgtTTATTAAACTTACAGGAGtttctgtgaataaaatctTCTCTTTAACATCAAACTGATTCTTTGAAACCAAACGGTTAACATCCGTTCCTCcatcagaaccacagaacccTCCACCGATGCTGCCGGGTCTCGatgatcagaaccagaaccaccgACGCCGCCTCACGGCGCTGTATTTTCTTTAGGTTTCGATTTTCTCACCGAACGCTACGAaaatcaaaacctaaaaaaaccacagagctgcaggttgatgatgtcatcaccaGGCGCCGACAcgacacttcctgtttgtccgGACTTCAGAAGTTCTAAAGACCAGCAGGAGAACCGGGAGTGAAATCCTGCTGAGAACCTCGAGCACCAAGGAGTTGCTCAACGTGTCCAACAGATGGCAGAGCGTTTAAAGAACCGAGCCCAGAACAGCTGACGGATCCCACCGGCTCCAGCCGGAAGACCGAGACCTGCacagaacacagaacagaacacaGAGGATCAGCTTCAGAGAACCTTCAGGTTCCTGACAGAACCGCTCGCTGTTCCTGAAAACGCCGCCCAAGTCCTCGGACAGACGTCTCCCGCAGACTGAGGTGACCTCATCGCTCCCTGCTGTTGCCTAGCAACAAGCTCCGTGCTCCGCAGCGCCGAAGAGCCTGAAGCTGCGTCACGTTCAGACTTCAGCGGTTCTGAGCGGTCCGGTCCGGTTCTCAGAAAAATCCAAAAGGCAAAATTCACAAAACGCTCAGACGCCATCTGACCGCCACGGTGAGGTTCTGAAGGCACCGAGCCACCTGTGGCGTGAAGCGAGGTAGTCACAGGAGAGACGCAGGGCGGTGGTGACAGATGGGATGAGGCCAGTTAACCACAGAGGATCACTAACTCAGGTGATCTGTCAGGTTTCAGAAGCAATCAGGGAGACGTCCGTCACATTTACTGTTCTTCACGTCAGAACAGCCCAGTTCTGCTCCACGCCTCCTGTGGTTCCACGAAGatggcttcatttctgaaagctcacatctgtgcGCCCGgttcttcagaataaaagcctggTAATACAAACTGCTTTTACCTGAAAATTCACCTGAGATTCACCTGAACACCCGGACGGCACGCCGGCTCCCCCTGCTGGTTGCAGACGAACAGTCCTCGGATGGCGACCGTCAGTCTGAGCCAATCGTTCTGCGGCGCCGCTGCGGACAGGAAGAGAAGGCGGGTCATCAGCagagcgccccctgctggaaataaaacagttacCTTCTGAGCGTTTCTCTGGTTTTACTCAGATTGCTGCAGCTCCAGCCTGATTCTACCTGAAATATTCCTTCACAACAAAGTTCCTCATCACGTCCGTCACGAACGGCTGTGTCCCCAGGCCGCCTCCCTCGCCTCCATCGCCCCCCTCGCCTCCATCGCCCCCCTCGCCCCCCATCGCATNNNNNNNNNNNNNNNNNNNNNNNNNNNNNNNNNNNNNNNNNNNNNNNNNNNNNNNNNNNNNNNNNNNNNNNNNNNNNNNNNNNNNNNNNNNNNNNNNNNNNNNNNNNNNNNNNNNNNNNNNNNNNNNNNNNNNNNNNNNNNNNNNNNNNNNNNNNNNNNNNNNNNNNNNNNNNNNNNNNNNNNNNNNNNNNNNNNNNNNNNNNNNNNNNNNNNNNNNNNNNNNNNNNNNNNNNNNNNNNNNNNNNNNNNNNNNNNNNNNNNNNNNNNNNNNNNNNNNNNNNNNNNNNNNNNNNNNNNNNNNNNNNNNNNNNNNNNNNNNNNNNNGTCTCGTCACGGCTGTCAGAGGtttattcaaactaaaatcCCTGGATGCAGCTGGGAGACAAAACCAGcgggttttatttattcactgacAGAAGTTTAGATTTCTGATGAAGTTAAATAAGTTATTTATGCTGAATTAACTCACCCGTCGTCTAAACTAACCAGCAGGTTGGTTCAGAACTAATTTTCAGGAGGAAACTTTAATTTCAGCTGTGTGGAGATGAGATCAGAGCTCGTTAGGATGTTTAAACCGACACCACCACAGgaggtaaatatttaaagactAATTATcatttgattgtgtttgttttaaatctctaCGATCAAAGTCACTTTGTGTCAACGTGAAGAAACAGAAGTTTATATTTCTGCTCTCAGGTGTCAGACGAGCCATCCTTCAATCagggaataaataaaacaaagataaaaccagaaatgaatgaaaaaaattatttatatcaCTGAAATTAAAATGCGTTTATAAGAAcatgataaaacacaaagtgtaaacaggaataaatgtcaatagtttttttatttgtaatttctttaattttgaacGCGTTtcctggtttattttatttggtgattattttagctgctgtgggagaaaaatatcaataaaaatcaGCTCTTAAATCTTGTCTGataaataaatcttaatttaaagattttcatCTGCGggttttgtggattttttggCCTCTGAAGAAAAATGTCGCCTCCGGAAACAAATCAGAATTATTGTTGTAACGTTTTAtcttaaattagaaaataaaaacagaacaactgaTTAGATTATGTTAgtggtgataaaaacaaacaaacaaaataaaacaggaaaagaatgACACTGCAGGTTCTGCTCCCCGAACTGCGTTAAAAATCCtaggattttaaataaattcattcaCTTTTTCTAAACTACACCTTTATTCTCTGGAGATATTTTTTCAGTCGGTACCGGGAGACACTGCCGGGTGTTTCGCCCttaaaggaggaaaaagacCGCCGTTTGTTTCGGTACCATTTGGATTTCTCGGTCAGGATTGAATCGCGGCGGCTGCAGTTACCGCCCAGTCACGCAGGTTTCGGTCCTTTTAAACACAACGTTCAAAAATACTAAAACGCACAAAACATATTTATGCAGCCGATTTTGTTGTGAGCCGAAGCGAAGGATGGGTTCTTTAGACTCCACAGACgtcagattttatttcacaGCCGACAAACCGGGCctaaaaatcagcatttttctgAAATCATAAGTTATTTTGAACAGAGTTCTAAGCCGTTAGCCGTTAGCTGCTAACGTTACCGCAGCGGTCTGACGGTCAGTCCGCCGCTGCAGCGCAGACAGACGGACACACCGACTGTCTTCAGGCCGGTCTCATGTCCCCTCCGTGTCCTCACCCGCTCCGTGCACCGCTGCTGTGTCCCCGAGCCGCCTCCCTCGGTCCCAGCGGCACCCTCGTCTCTTCAGCAGGACGCACCGACCGTCAGACGGACTCCGCAGCTCCGCCGTTCGGAGGTAAGATGTCGGCGGCAGGAGCGGCGCGTCAGCTGACGGAGGCCGGCCGCGTCCCGTTCTGAACACCGCCCTCTGCAGCCGGCCGCATCCCAATCAGAACCACCCTCTGCAGCCGGCCGCGTCCCAATCAGAACACCCTCTGCAGCCGGCCGCATCCCAATCTGAACCACCCTCTGCAGCCAGCCGTCCCAATCAGAACACCACCCTCTGCAGCCGGCCGCGTCCCAATCAGAACACCACCCTCTGCAGCCGGCCGCGTCCCAATCAGAACAACACCACCCTCTGCAGCCGGCTGCATCCCAATCAGAACAACACCACCCTCTGCAGCCGGCCGTGTCCCAATCAGAACACCACCCTCTGCAGCCGGCCGCGTCCCAATCTGAACCACCCTTTGCAGCCGGCCACGTCCCAATCAGAACACCACCCTCTGCAGTTGGTCACGTCCCAATCAGAACAACACCACCCTCTGCAGCCGGCCGCGTCCCAATCANNNNNNNNNNNNNNNNNNNNNNNNNNNNNNNNNNNNNNNNNNNNNNNNNNNNNNNNNNNNNNNNNNNNNNNNNNNNNNNNNNNNNNNNNNNNNNNNNNNNNNNNNNNNNNNNNNNNNNNNNNNNNNNNNNNNNNNNNNNNNNNNNNNNNNNNNNNNNNNNNNNNNNNNNNNNNNNNNNNNNNNNNNNNNNNNNNNNNNNNNNNNNNNNNNNNNNNNNNNNNNNNNNNNNNNNNNNNNNNNNNNNNNNNNNNNNNNNNNNNNNNNNNNNNNNNNNNNNNNNNNNNNNNNNNNNNNNNNNNNNNNNNNNNNNNNNNNNNNNNNNNNNNNNNNNNNNNNNNNNNNNNNNNNNNNNNNNNNNNNNNNNNNNNNNNNNNNNNNNNNNNNNNNNNNNNNNNNNNNNNNNNNNNNNNNNNNNNNNNNNNNNNNNNNNNNNNNNNNNNNNNNNNNNNNNNNNNNNNNNNNNNNNNNNNNNNNNNNNNNNNNNNNNNNNNNNNNNNNNNNNNNNNNNNNNNNNNNNNNNNNNNNNNNNNNNNNNNNNNNNNNNNNNNNNNNNNNNNNNNNNNNNNNNNNNNNNNNNNNNNNNNNNNNNNNNNNNNNNNNNNNNNNNNNNNNNNNNNNNNNNNNNNNNNNNNNNNNNNNNNNNNNNNNNNNNNNNNNNNNNNNNNNNNNNNNNNNNNNNNNNNNNNNNNNNNNNNNNNNNNNNNNNNNNNNNNNNNNNNNNNNNNNNNNNNNNNNNNNNNNNNNNNNNNNNNNNNNNNNNNNNNNNNNNNNNNNNNNNNNNNNNNNNNNNNNNNNNNNNNNNNNNNNNNNNNNNNNNNNNNNNNNNNNNNNNNNNNNNNNNNNNNNNNNNNNNNNNNNNNNNNNNNNNNNNNNNNNNNNNNNNNNNNNNNNNNNNNNNNNNNNNNNNNNNNNNNNNNNNNNNNNNNNNNNNNNNNNNNNNNNNNNNNNNNNNNNNNNNNNNNNNNNNNNNNNNNNNNNNNNNNNNNNNNNNNNNNNNNNNNNNNNNNNNNNNNNNNNNNNNNNNNNNNNNNNNNNNNNNNNNNNNNNNNNNNNNNNNNNNNNNNNNNNNNNNNNNNNNNNNNNNNNNNNNNNNNNNNNNNNNNNNNNNNNNNNNNNNNNNNNNNNNNNNNNNNNNNNNNNNNNNNNNNNNNNNNNNNNNNNNNNNNNNNNNNNNNNNNNNNNNNNNNNNNNNNNNTCCCAATCAGAACAACACCACCCTCTGCAGCCGGCTGCCTCCCAATCAGAACAACACCCTCTGCGACCCTCTATCTGTCCACATGTTCAGCAGAAAAtctgcctttttctgttttttctctttgaccagcagggggcgcacTGACTCGCTGCAGATCctgtttaaatacataaatactgACGTAgaggaataaaaaggaaagcTGAAGACACTAAGACGTAAAATTATCAGAAACGTCCAGAAGAAATCAGAGATTTTTCATAAAGCAGGTGTGATTTATTCCAAGTGTTTGGACACAGAAGGTAAAAGTGTCCCTGTGGACATATTTCACAGTAAACTTTGGACATTTTACTCATCAGTTTGCAATCTTCATTACAacattttgggggaaaaaaatctgaaacgctacaaaaacttacattaatatataatttatttgaaccttgttaaatgaacaaagagcaaaagaaaaggcttttattttgaaggcttGAGGTTCGATCCCTGCCTggtttcctgtttctcctcacTGTTGGGTCTTCCTTCAGCTGATCGGTTCTACAGGTTCTACATGTTGTGGTCCACTCAGACAGGATTCTGAACCCCACCTTACTACACAAATGATGAAGGTGCCAGTAAGGTTTCAGTCAGACCGGAACAGAAACCAGGCCAGGACCTGGAGGGGGGCAGGTCCTGCACTCATTACCTCCTTAGACCAGGTACAGGTGTTTGTTGGGGTCAGGTGTTTAGGTTCAGATCCAGGTGTGGGTCAGGTTTAGTTTGGGTCCAGGTTTGGTTCAGATTTGGTCCAGGTTTGGTTCAGANTATGGAGcctggtggttgtgtggaccctggtggttgtgtggaccctggtggttgtgtggaccctGATGGTTGTATGGAGcctggtggttgtgtggaccctggtggttgtgtggaccctggtggttgtgtggaccctGATGGTTGTATGGAGcctggtggttgtgtggaccctggtggttgtgtggaccctggtggttgtgtggaccctGATGGTTGTATGGAGcctggtggttgtgtggaccctggtggttgtgtggaccctggtggttgtgtggaccctGATGGTTGTATGGAGcctggtggttgtgtggaccctggtggttgtgtggaccctggtggttgtgtggaccctGATGGTTGTATGGAGcctggtggttgtgtggaccctggtggttgtgtggaccctggtggttgtgtggaccctGATGGTTGTATGGAGcctggtggttgtgtggaccctggtggttgtgtggaccctggtggttgtgtggaccctGATGGTTGTATGGAGcctggtggttgtgtggaccctggtggttgtgtggaccctggtggttgtgtggaccctGATGGTTGTATGGAGcctggtggttgtgtggaccctggtggttgtgtggaccctggtggttgtgtggaccctGATGGTTGTATGGAGcctggtggttgtgtggaccctggtggttgtgtggaccctggtggttgtgtggaccctGATGGTTGTATGGAGcctggtggttgtgtggaccctggtggttgtgtggaccctggtggttgtgtggaccctGATGGTTGTATGGAGcctggtggttgtgtggaccctggtggttgtgtggaccctggtggttgtgtggaccctGATGGTTGTATGGAGcctggtggttgtgtggaccctggtggttgtgtggaccctggtggttgtgtggaccctGATGGTTGTATGGAGcctggtggttgtgtggaccctggtggttgtgtggaccctggtggttgtgtggaccctGATGGTTGTATGGAGcctggtggttgtgtggaccctggtggttgtgtggaccctggtggttgtgtggaccctGATGGTTGTATGGAGcctggtggttgtgtggaccctggtggttgtgtggaccctggtggttgtgtggaccctGATGGTTGTATGGAGcctggtggttgtgtggaccctggtggttgtgtggaccctggtggttgtgtggaccctGATGGTTGTATGGAGcctggtggttgtgtggaccctggtggttgtgtggaccctggtggttgtgtggaccctGATGGTTGTATGGAGcctggtggttgtgtggaccctggtggttgtgtggaccctggtggttgtgtggaccctGATGGTTGTATGGAGcctggtggttgtgtggaccctggtggttgtgtggaccctggtggttgtgtggaccctGATGGTTGTATGGAGcctggtggttgtgtggaccctggtggttgtgtggaccctggtggttgtgtggaccctGATGGTTGTATGGAGCCTGATGGTTGTGTGGAccctggtggttgtgtggaccctGATGGTTGTATGGAGCCTGATGGTTGTGTGGACCTGGTTGTTCTTGGTTTCTCCTGTTCTCACCTCCACACAGGTCTCCAAAGACGTAGTAGCACTGCTCAGAGAATGTGACCTTGTTGACGGTGTGTCGAATGAATCCAGCCTTCAACAAGTTGCCGGCGTATTTACGAGCTTCACGGCGGTCGGTGAAACCTTCCAGGTTCCGGTGGAGCCAGTCTACTACATCTGAGCCTAAACGCACAGAAGACAAACTTTTGTGAGTTTGATGCAGCCATTAAATGGATTCTTTACCACAAAACATTCAAAGCCAGACAGTGCTTTAAAGACCGTTTTGATGGATCCTGATTCAGGATCCAAACTAAGGAATCTGAACATGGATCCACATTAAGCTTTGAGCTGGCCTTCTCACCAATAAAAGCATTAGGAATGGTGATCTTTAGCCACATCCTGTCTCGGACCTCCAGGCCGGACTCTGGATTGGCCATGGCCTTGACGACCACCGTCATGTCACTGTGGATGTTCAGGTGGTTTTCTTCGTGCACACCTGGAAACAGCAGTGATTTAATGTGTGACGGACAGATGGAAGATGAGAAGCTATCTGCTATTTGGAAACGTACTGTAATGTGGGGGGAGCCTCCCGGTCATAGCGGCTGTGTGAGATACCCATGCTGCAGGGTCGATGGGACGGACTGGCTCACCTGTGGgggtttaaaagacaaacagttcTTATGGACACTTTTCACCAAGTTGTATGTGATTATTTTAGgcaacaagacaaacaaacatggatgACTCACTTCTCGGCAGAGTGAAGCAGCCTCGTGGGTTTGGGTCCCAACACTTTGCCACAGTTAACGTCACCggactaaaaaaagaagagaaacagctCATAAAACCGATCCGTTCCAGCACCATGGAGATCAGGCAGGGGTGAtcagaacctggtaaagaaCTATGAAATGTCTCACCCTGGCTGGTGGACGATCTCTCTCAGAACTCGGACAGCATCATCGTTACTCATGTTCTCAAAGTTGATATCATTCACCTGATGGACACATAAACCAGAACCACTACAAGTCTTGTTCCTCCAACCGAGATCTAAAATCGGTCCTCAGTGCTTCAGAAAATCAAGTCAGACTAAATTTTGGTTTTACTGTATCATCAGCAGTACCTGCAGTAACATGTCTCCTGGTTCAATGCGTCCATCTGCTGCAACAGCTCCCCCCTTCATTATGGATCCAATATAAATGCCCCCGTCTCCTCTGTCGTTACTCTGACCAACGATGCNNNNNNNNNNNNNNNNNNNNNNNNNNNNNNNNNNNNNNNNNNNNNNNNNNNNNNNNNNNNNNNNNNNNNNNNNNNNNNNNNNNNNNNNNNNNNNNNNNNNccatccatccatccatccatccattcatccatccatccatccatccacccatcaaTAGCAGATgagataaatgtgtgtgtgtgtgtgtgtgtatctgtggtACCCTCTCCATCCGTGGCGTTTTGGGTTTTCGGTGGCGGCGCCGCTGTCGCCTGATGAGTCGCGGCGAGGAGCTGCTCTGCTCTGTTGATTGGCTGAACCTGGAGTGACATCACAGAAGGAAATGcctggttaaaacaaaaaatctaattacATAAAACTAGATTTAGATatgcaaattttaaatatatgttgatgaaaaataattaacaacTAAATCCTAATAatacaattaaacatttaaatttttaactgaaagtttgattcttttaaaaatctatgtacaattatttcattaaaatgagcCAATTATTCttaatactttttgttttactgcaaaattttaaaattatttttatttgtaaactttattagtaaataataaataaacagaaaaactacaaTTGTCTCATATAATCATCCTATGAAGAATTATTACAATAACTGTAGTAATAATgacaatatttataataaaaaatcatttaaaaatataaatatgtgaAGGTGTAAAACTTGCACTTACCTgctcaaaacagcaacaacgTTTATaacagaggcagaaaaactgatttaacttaaaaataacaaaaaaaaactccaaatgaAACCCTGAGAAGCTGAAAACCTTCTGAAAGTGAAAACTGAGACGGAATCAGGAAGCTGAGAATGAAGGATGAAGTGAGAAACATcaggaacagattatttctgttcCCAGGTCAGATGGGATGGTTTTATCTGCAGCACAACAAAAGAGCCCCGACGGTCACATGacctgcagcagccaatcagagcacacAATGAGCACAGTTTACTGGAGCAGAAGAAGACGCCCTGTGGGCAGGTGAATGTGTGTCAGACACACCGACCAATCACAGcgagagctgctgctgatgtcaCTGAGTCACATGACCAGAAGcagcacaaaacacacatcTCTGTCTTAGCTTAGCATAAAGACTGGAAACAAAGGGAAACTGTTAGCCTGAGGAGCCTCCTCTGgtaatcatccatccatcatccatccatcatccatccattatccaGCCATCATCCatcaatcatccatccatcatccagccatcatccatccatcatccatcaatcatccatccatcatccagccatcatccatccatcatccaacaatcatccatccatccatcaaccatccatccatccatccatccattgtccaTCATCATCCATCTATAATCCagccatcatccatccatcatccatccattatccaGCCATCATCCatcaatcatccatccatcatccagccatcatccatccatcatccatccatcatccagcaatcatccatccatccatcaaccatccatccatccatccatccattgtccaTCATCATCCATCTATAATCCAGTCATcgtccatccatcatccatccatccatccatcatcatcctcaccaGTTTTGGTGAAATGatgaacagttttttatttatatttaatagaTCATCAAACCCAAACTGCAGGTGAGTTCCTGTCTTCCTGCTCTGATTAATGTTGGCGCTCaggatttttatatttcagagcTGAATTGATTGAACTAACAGGAAGCTGACCCTGAGTTTTAACCATGATGCGTACATGGTTTTCATTGGGTGATGGTCTCTGTGAGCCCGCCTCCAGCTCCTGATGACAGCAGGTCTTTGTCCAGGTGCTGGAGTCAGAGGGTCAAACAGAACgtggctctggttctggtttagCACTGGAACCAGTTTAGGGGAACACCCTTGATGGATGTTAACCTGATTAACATTCTGTTTAGTTAAATACCTGAACAGGTGATCAGGTGTTGATgggttgtgttgttgttgttgttgttatctgGTTTGATTAATCTGGGCCTAAGCCTGACTTCACTGACCTTCCTCCAGAGTCTTCCTCAGATGAGCAGAAACTGGTCATCTCTAACTCGCTGCTCTGTTGGGTTGATGAACTGTCACCTCCACCTGCTGGCCCCGCCCCCTTCTGATCAGCCGTTCGGTGGGTGTGTCCGTCCAGGTGTTCGcctgcagaggcagcagccaatcagagttTTTTACTCTTGGAGAGGTAGTCTGCTAACATCCGACCACCCTCTttatcagaaccagaaccagcccaGGTTCGGTTTTAGTCCTGATGAAGAGTCTATAGAACCTAAAACTGAGAACATGAGAACCTTTAGAACCAACAGGTTTCCTCTGGATCACAGTCTTAGCTTCTTTTCTTCTATAAGCTCCAGCCTCAGAGCAGGTTAACTAGCAGGTAACTAACGGGTTAGTAACAGGTTAATGACATGTTGGTAGCAGATGGGTTGTAAGGGTTTAATAACAGGTTAATAACAGGTTAGTGACAGGTTACTAGCAGGTTAGTAACAGGTTAATAACATGTTGGTAGCAGATGGGTTGTAAGGGTTTAATAACAGGTTACTAACAGGTTAGTTGCAGGTTACTAGCAGGTTAGTAACAGGTTAATAACATGTTGGTAGCAGATGGGTTGTAAGGGTTTAATAACAGGTTACTAACATGTTAGTAACAGGTTAGTTACAGGTTAGTAATAGGTTAGTAACAGGTTAATAACATGTTGGTAGAAGATGGGTTGT encodes the following:
- the LOC108229449 gene encoding segment polarity protein dishevelled homolog DVL-3 (The sequence of the model RefSeq protein was modified relative to this genomic sequence to represent the inferred CDS: added 608 bases not found in genome assembly) translates to MAEETRVIYHLEDQETPYLIRIGVPAQRVTLADFKQVLNKPSARFFFKSVDADFGVVKEEISDDGAKLPCVNGRVVCWVVSSDTCTPDFRGSDIQSVATPSSLAPPPIERTGGIGDSRPPSFHAAAVSQDVSPSERLQRRDVADPGEHLDGHTHRTADQKGAGPAGGGDSSSTQQSSELEMTSFCSSEEDSGGRFSQSTEQSSSSPRLIRRQRRRHRKPKTPRMERSVSFSSVTDSTMSLNIVTVTLNMERYNFLGISIVGQSNDRGDGGIYIGSIMKGGAVAADGRIEPGDMLLQVNDINFENMSNDDAVRVLREIVHQPGPVTLTVAKCWDPNPRGCFTLPRSEPVRPIDPAAWVSHTAAMTGRLPPHYSVHEENHLNIHSDMTVVVKAMANPESGLEVRDRMWLKITIPNAFIGSDVVDWLHRNLEGFTDRREARKYAGNLLKAGFIRHTVNKVTFSEQCYYVFGDLCGGENRRNQEQPGPHNHQAPYNHQGPHNHQGPHNHQAPYNHQGPHNHQGPHNHQGPHNHQAPYNHQGPHNHQGPHNHQGPHNHQAPYNHQGPHNHQGPHNHQGPHNHQAPYNHQGPHNHQGPHNHQGPHNHQAPYNHQGPHNHQGPHNHQGPHNHQAPYNHQGPHNHQGPHNHQGPHNHQAPYNHQGPHNHQGPHNHQGPHNHQAPYNHQGPHNHQGPHNHQGPHNHQAPYNHQGPHNHQGPHNHQGPHNHQAPYNHQGPHNHQGPHNHQGPHNHQAPYNHQGPHNHQGPHNHQGPHNHQAPYNHQGPHNHQGPHNHQGPHNHQAPYNHQGPHNHQGPHNHQGPHNHQAPYNHQGPHNHQGPHNHQGPHNHQAPYNHQGPHNHQGPHNHQGPHNHQAPYNHQGPHNHQGPHNHQGPHNHQAPYNHQGPHNHQGPHNHQGPHNHQAPYNHQGPHNHQGPHNHQGPHNHQAPYNHQGPHNHQGPHNHQGPHNHQAPYNHQGPHNHQGPHNHQGPHNHQAPYNHQGPHNHQGPHNHQGPHNHQAPXSEPNLDQI